One part of the Lycium ferocissimum isolate CSIRO_LF1 chromosome 8, AGI_CSIRO_Lferr_CH_V1, whole genome shotgun sequence genome encodes these proteins:
- the LOC132068077 gene encoding tRNA wybutosine-synthesizing protein 2/3/4-like isoform X1, protein MEFQKRKLATLSSMNSPEPDKSPKGNIDIPIIPLLNTINTHPSYFTTSSCSGRISILSQPKKKSKGGQWVFISHEKTQPHVILSLFFPLNKSIQLNDTLVFRFEPLIIAVECKDIESASFLVSLAISSGFRESGITSVSKKRVIIAIRCSIRMEVPLGDSDKIMVSPEYVEYLVELANDKMETNRKRTDNFLDVLLKNGFSGPKISNGNVDCDTMDSDLLENSLVNGVSGDGIAKSGDFDDSCSGLEVAPDINLDTVKLVISGESIERLFLWGHSASSVDNKKVLIFGGFGGMGRHARRNDLLLLDLECGRMEAIDVLDAPCPRVGHTSSMIGDSMYVIGGRADPSNILNDVWVFNVTKKDWKLLECSGSPFPPRHRHAAAAVGSRIYVFGGIHNDIIYSLLYVFDTQNFQWSEVKVQGDSPCARHSHSMTAYGSRLFVFGGYDGQKPLRDLYSFDVKTCLWKKEKMIGRPPGAKFSHSVFIYKKYLGIIGGCPVSKQNQRLSLLNLESHWWKHITISSIGEDLFVRSTANIVDNDLIMIGGGAACYAFGTKFSEPVKIDLLPLISLIESPTHLHEENLHATNQEEETVKEMNVSFCSPQHAVETVTNGSFHQNSEVASHWVLRLKKKDGKMAKDLLKKFGWLDLGRKVYLQDDGKDICFPVTENFCSLFKVKDSCMTDLNILIECGATILADEIIKVKKASDSPFKVMKEAVASLLSDRGLPLQLLEELPSRWERLGDIVVLPQTSFKDSAWELIGQELWFLVAKSLGTNRLARQGRVAPTGTRDSTLEILVGDNGWVNHRENGILYSFDATKCMFSWGNLSEKLRMGNFDCKDEVIVDLFAGIGYFVLPFLVRAKAKFVYACEWNPHAVEALRRNLEANLVAERCVLLEGDNRITAPKGVADRVCLGLIPTSEGSWATAVRALRDEGGILHIHGNVKDSEENVWRNNVSQSIQEIARSEGHHWEVTVEHVERVKWYAPHIRHLVADVRCKKIQT, encoded by the exons ATGGAGTTTCAAAAGAGAAAGTTAGCAACTTTATCTTCAATGAATTCACCTGAACCAGACAAATCACCAAAAGGCAATATAGACATACCAATTATCCCATTACTCAACACAATTAACACACACCCTTCATATTTTACAACCAGTTCTTGTTCTGGTAGAATCTCAATTCTCtcacaacccaaaaaaaaatcaaaaggagGCCAATGGGTGTTCATATCTCATGAAAAAACTCAACCCCATGTAATTTTATCACTCTTTTTTCCATTAAATAAGTCAATTCAGTTAAATGATACACTTGTGTTTAGATTTGAGCCTTTGATTATTGCTGTTGAGTGTAAGGATATTGAGTCAGCTTCATTTTTGGTTTCGTTAGCGATTTCGAGTGGTTTTAGGGAGAGTGGGATTACTAGTGTTAGTAAAAAAAGAGTGATTATTGCTATACGTTGTTCGATACGAATGGAAGTGCCTTTAGGGGATAGTGACAAGATAATGGTTAGTCCTGAGTATGTAGAGTATCTTGTTGAGTTGGCTAATGATAAAATGGAGACTAATAGAAAAAGAACTGATAATTTTCTTGATGTGttgttgaaaaatggtttttcgGGTCCGAAGATTAGTAATGGGAATGTGGACTGTGATACCATGGATTCTGACTTGTTGGAGAATTCTTTGGTTAATGGTGTTAGCGGAGATGGAATTGCTAAAAGTGGAGATTTTGATGATTCTTGTTCTG GATTAGAAGTAGCTCCCGATATCAACCTAGACACTGTTAAATTGGTGATTTCTGGTGAATCAATTGAGAGGCTATTCCTCTGGGGTCACTCTGCTTCTTCTGTGGATAACAAGAAGGTGCTCATATTTGGTGGCTTTGGTGGAATGGGAAGGCATGCACGAAGAAATGATCTATTGCTTCTTGATCTGGAATGTGGAAGGATGGAGGCAATTGATGTTTTGGATGCCCCATGTCCACGTGTGGGCCATACATCATCCATGATTGGAGATTCAATGTATGTGATTGGAGGAAGAGCTGACCCTTCAAATATTCTGAACGATGTGTGGGTTTTCAATGTGACTAAGAAGGATTGGAAGCTGTTAGAGTGCTCGGGTAGTCCATTCCCCCCAAG GCATAGACATGCTGCAGCTGCTGTAGGTTCAAGAATTTATGTATTTGGGGGAATTCACAATGATATAATATACTCATTGCTATACGTCTTCGACACACAAAACTTTCAATGGAGCGAAGTAAAAGTTCAAGGGGATTCACCATGTGCACGTCATTCTCATTCAATGACAGCATATGGGTCCCGATTATTTGTATTTGGGGGATATGATGGGCAGAAGCCTCTGAGGGACCTGTATAGTTTTGACGTGAAAACATGTCtatggaagaaggaaaaaatgattGGAAGACCACCTGGTGCAAAATTTTCCCATTCTGTGTTTATTTATAAGAAATATCTCGGGATCATTGGGGGTTGTCCTGTTAGTAAACAGAATCAGAGATTATCGTTACTGAATCTGGAATCTCATTGGTGGAAACATATTACTATCAGTTCTATTGGCGAAGACCTGTTTGTTCGTAGCACAGCAAATATTGTTGATAACGACCTAATAATGATTGGTGGTGGGGCCGCCTGTTATGCATTTGGAACAAAGTTCAGTGAACCAGTGAAAATAGATCTGTTACCTTTGATATCACTGATAGAAAGTCCCACACATTTACATGAGGAAAATCTGCATGCAACTAATCAAGAGGAAGAAACAGTGAAAGAAATGAATGTTTCCTTTTGTTCCCCACAGCATGCAGTGGAAACAGTAACAAATGGAAGCTTTCATCAGAATTCAGAGGTTGCTTCCCATTGGGTTCTTAGGCTCAAAAAGAAAGACGGGAAAATGGCAAAGGATTTGTTGAAAAAGTTCGGATGGTTAGATCTCGGGAGAAAGGTCTATTTGCAGGATGACGGAAAGGATATTTGTTTCCCTGTCACAGAGAACTTTTGTTCTTTATTCAAAGTAAAAGATTCCTGTATGACAGACTTGAACATTCTGATTGAATGTGGAGCAACTATACTAGCTGATGAAATCATCAAAGTTAAAAAAGCTTCAGATTCTCCATTCAAGGTGATGAAGGAAGCTGTAGCCTCTCTGTTAAGTGACCGAGGTCTGCCATTGCAACTTTTAGAGGAGTTACCTTCaag ATGGGAACGActtggtgatattgttgtgcTTCCTCAAACTTCCTTCAAGGATTCAGCATGGGAGTTGATTGGACAGGAGCTTTGGTTTTTAGTTGCAAAATCCCTGGGGACTAATCGCCTTGCTCGACAA GGGCGAGTTGCACCAACTGGTACGAGGGACAGTACTTTGGAGATTCTTGTTGGAGATAATGGTTGGGTCAACCACCGAGAAAATGGaattctttattcttttgatgCTACAAAGTGCATGTTTTCATGGGGCAATCTCTCCGAGAAGCTTCGAATGGGCAACTTTGACTGCAAAGACGAAGTTATAGTAGATTTATTTGCTGGCATTGGATATTTTGTGCTACCGTTTCTAGTGAG ggCCAAAGCCAAGTTTGTTTATGCTTGTGAATGGAACCCCCACGCGGTTGAGGCACTTCGTCGTAACCTTGAAGCTAATCTTGTTGCTGAACGCTGTGTATTACTCGAAGGAGATAATCGAATTACAGCGCCAAAA GGTGTAGCTGATAGAGTGTGTCTCGGTCTCATTCCCACAAGCGAGGGTAGTTGGGCTACTGCTGTCAGAGCATTAAG AGACGAGGGTGGGATATTGCACATACATGGCAACGTCAAAGATTCAGAAGAAAATGTCTGGAGAAACAATGTTTCGCAGTCAATCCAAGAAATTGCTAGATCCGAAG GCCACCACTGGGAGGTAACGGTAGAACACGTCGAGAGAGTGAAATGGTATGCGCCTCATATTCGCCATCTTGTTGCAGATGTGAGATGCAAAAAGATTCAGACATAA
- the LOC132068077 gene encoding tRNA wybutosine-synthesizing protein 2/3/4-like isoform X2, with product MEVPLGDSDKLMVGPEYVKYLVALANEKMEVNRKRTDYFLDVLLKNGFSGSKISNGEFLGNGNVECDDTMDSELLQNSLVNGDGNAKRRDFDESCSGLEVAPDINLDTVKLVISGESIERLFLWGHSASSVDNKKVLIFGGFGGMGRHARRNDLLLLDLECGRMEAIDVLDAPCPRVGHTSSMIGDSMYVIGGRADPSNILNDVWVFNVTKKDWKLLECSGSPFPPRHRHAAAAVGSRIYVFGGIHNDIIYSLLYVFDTQNFQWSEVKVQGDSPCARHSHSMTAYGSRLFVFGGYDGQKPLRDLYSFDVKTCLWKKEKMIGRPPGAKFSHSVFIYKKYLGIIGGCPVSKQNQRLSLLNLESHWWKHITISSIGEDLFVRSTANIVDNDLIMIGGGAACYAFGTKFSEPVKIDLLPLISLIESPTHLHEENLHATNQEEETVKEMNVSFCSPQHAVETVTNGSFHQNSEVASHWVLRLKKKDGKMAKDLLKKFGWLDLGRKVYLQDDGKDICFPVTENFCSLFKVKDSCMTDLNILIECGATILADEIIKVKKASDSPFKVMKEAVASLLSDRGLPLQLLEELPSRWERLGDIVVLPQTSFKDSAWELIGQELWFLVAKSLGTNRLARQGRVAPTGTRDSTLEILVGDNGWVNHRENGILYSFDATKCMFSWGNLSEKLRMGNFDCKDEVIVDLFAGIGYFVLPFLVRAKAKFVYACEWNPHAVEALRRNLEANLVAERCVLLEGDNRITAPKGVADRVCLGLIPTSEGSWATAVRALRDEGGILHIHGNVKDSEENVWRNNVSQSIQEIARSEGHHWEVTVEHVERVKWYAPHIRHLVADVRCKKIQT from the exons ATGGAAGTGCCATTAGGGGATAGTGATAAGTTAATGGTGGGTCCTGAGTATGTTAAGTATCTTGTTGCGTTGGCTAATGAGAAAATGGAGGTTAATAGAAAAAGAACtgattattttcttgatgtGTTGTTGAAAAATGGATTTTCGGGTTCGAAGATTAGTAATGGAGAGTTTTTAGGTAATGGAAATGTGGAGTGTGATGATACCATGGATTCTGAATTGTTGCAGAATTCTTTGGTTAATGGAGATGGAAATGCTAAAAGAAGAGACTTTGATGAATCTTGTTCCG GATTAGAAGTAGCTCCCGATATCAACCTAGACACTGTTAAATTGGTGATTTCTGGTGAATCAATTGAGAGGCTATTCCTCTGGGGTCACTCTGCTTCTTCTGTGGATAACAAGAAGGTGCTCATATTTGGTGGCTTTGGTGGAATGGGAAGGCATGCACGAAGAAATGATCTATTGCTTCTTGATCTGGAATGTGGAAGGATGGAGGCAATTGATGTTTTGGATGCCCCATGTCCACGTGTGGGCCATACATCATCCATGATTGGAGATTCAATGTATGTGATTGGAGGAAGAGCTGACCCTTCAAATATTCTGAACGATGTGTGGGTTTTCAATGTGACTAAGAAGGATTGGAAGCTGTTAGAGTGCTCGGGTAGTCCATTCCCCCCAAG GCATAGACATGCTGCAGCTGCTGTAGGTTCAAGAATTTATGTATTTGGGGGAATTCACAATGATATAATATACTCATTGCTATACGTCTTCGACACACAAAACTTTCAATGGAGCGAAGTAAAAGTTCAAGGGGATTCACCATGTGCACGTCATTCTCATTCAATGACAGCATATGGGTCCCGATTATTTGTATTTGGGGGATATGATGGGCAGAAGCCTCTGAGGGACCTGTATAGTTTTGACGTGAAAACATGTCtatggaagaaggaaaaaatgattGGAAGACCACCTGGTGCAAAATTTTCCCATTCTGTGTTTATTTATAAGAAATATCTCGGGATCATTGGGGGTTGTCCTGTTAGTAAACAGAATCAGAGATTATCGTTACTGAATCTGGAATCTCATTGGTGGAAACATATTACTATCAGTTCTATTGGCGAAGACCTGTTTGTTCGTAGCACAGCAAATATTGTTGATAACGACCTAATAATGATTGGTGGTGGGGCCGCCTGTTATGCATTTGGAACAAAGTTCAGTGAACCAGTGAAAATAGATCTGTTACCTTTGATATCACTGATAGAAAGTCCCACACATTTACATGAGGAAAATCTGCATGCAACTAATCAAGAGGAAGAAACAGTGAAAGAAATGAATGTTTCCTTTTGTTCCCCACAGCATGCAGTGGAAACAGTAACAAATGGAAGCTTTCATCAGAATTCAGAGGTTGCTTCCCATTGGGTTCTTAGGCTCAAAAAGAAAGACGGGAAAATGGCAAAGGATTTGTTGAAAAAGTTCGGATGGTTAGATCTCGGGAGAAAGGTCTATTTGCAGGATGACGGAAAGGATATTTGTTTCCCTGTCACAGAGAACTTTTGTTCTTTATTCAAAGTAAAAGATTCCTGTATGACAGACTTGAACATTCTGATTGAATGTGGAGCAACTATACTAGCTGATGAAATCATCAAAGTTAAAAAAGCTTCAGATTCTCCATTCAAGGTGATGAAGGAAGCTGTAGCCTCTCTGTTAAGTGACCGAGGTCTGCCATTGCAACTTTTAGAGGAGTTACCTTCaag ATGGGAACGActtggtgatattgttgtgcTTCCTCAAACTTCCTTCAAGGATTCAGCATGGGAGTTGATTGGACAGGAGCTTTGGTTTTTAGTTGCAAAATCCCTGGGGACTAATCGCCTTGCTCGACAA GGGCGAGTTGCACCAACTGGTACGAGGGACAGTACTTTGGAGATTCTTGTTGGAGATAATGGTTGGGTCAACCACCGAGAAAATGGaattctttattcttttgatgCTACAAAGTGCATGTTTTCATGGGGCAATCTCTCCGAGAAGCTTCGAATGGGCAACTTTGACTGCAAAGACGAAGTTATAGTAGATTTATTTGCTGGCATTGGATATTTTGTGCTACCGTTTCTAGTGAG ggCCAAAGCCAAGTTTGTTTATGCTTGTGAATGGAACCCCCACGCGGTTGAGGCACTTCGTCGTAACCTTGAAGCTAATCTTGTTGCTGAACGCTGTGTATTACTCGAAGGAGATAATCGAATTACAGCGCCAAAA GGTGTAGCTGATAGAGTGTGTCTCGGTCTCATTCCCACAAGCGAGGGTAGTTGGGCTACTGCTGTCAGAGCATTAAG AGACGAGGGTGGGATATTGCACATACATGGCAACGTCAAAGATTCAGAAGAAAATGTCTGGAGAAACAATGTTTCGCAGTCAATCCAAGAAATTGCTAGATCCGAAG GCCACCACTGGGAGGTAACGGTAGAACACGTCGAGAGAGTGAAATGGTATGCGCCTCATATTCGCCATCTTGTTGCAGATGTGAGATGCAAAAAGATTCAGACATAA
- the LOC132068078 gene encoding tRNA wybutosine-synthesizing protein 2/3/4-like yields the protein MEVPLGDSDKLMVGPEYVEYNVELANEKMEANRVRTDNLLDMLLKNGFSCSKTSNGDFLDNGNVECDDGPICFDTMLKNSLVNGVIGNGNAKRGDFDDSCS from the exons atggaaGTGCCATTAGGGGATAGTGATAAGTTAATGGTGGGTCCTGAGTATGTAGAGTATAATGTTGAGTTAGCTAATGAGAAAATGGAGGCTAATAGAGTAAGAACTGATAATcttcttgatatgttgttgaAAAATGGATTTTCGTGTTCGAAGACTAGTAATGGGGACTTTTTAGATAATGGAAATGTGGAATGTGATGATGGTCCAATTTGTTttgataccatgttgaagaaTTCTTTGGTTAATGGTGTTATTGGAAATGGAAACGCTAAAAGAGGAGACTTTGATGATTCTTGTTCCT GA